In Dyadobacter subterraneus, a single genomic region encodes these proteins:
- a CDS encoding polyprenyl synthetase family protein: MTLSIKDIQAPIADEMKAFEHKFRQFMKSDVMLLDQIMNYIVRRKGKQLRPMFVFLSAGVCGPISESTYRGASFIELLHTATLVHDDVVDDSNYRRGFFSVNALWKNKIAVLVGDYLLSRGLLLSVEHNEFELLKIVSTAMREISEGELLQIEKARRLDINEGVYYEIIRQKTASLIASCCAVGACSVGAGAEVIKRMHAFGEKVGIAFQIKDDLFDYGEDEIGKPLGIDIKEKKMTLPLIYALNKAPWLEKRKMINIIRNESHKPNKVLEVISFVKESGGLKYAEKVMQRYVAEAQTLLNEFPDSAHRTALENLVQYTIERSK, translated from the coding sequence ATGACCCTTTCAATAAAGGATATTCAAGCTCCTATTGCGGATGAAATGAAGGCTTTCGAGCACAAGTTTCGCCAGTTTATGAAAAGTGATGTAATGCTGCTCGACCAGATCATGAATTACATCGTACGCCGTAAAGGAAAACAGCTCAGGCCTATGTTTGTTTTTCTGTCCGCGGGAGTTTGCGGCCCGATTTCAGAATCAACCTACCGCGGCGCTTCATTTATCGAACTTTTACATACTGCTACACTTGTTCATGACGATGTTGTGGACGATTCCAATTACCGCAGGGGTTTCTTTTCAGTCAATGCTTTATGGAAAAATAAAATTGCCGTTTTGGTGGGCGATTATCTGCTTTCCCGCGGTTTATTGTTATCCGTTGAGCATAATGAATTCGAATTGCTGAAAATTGTTTCAACAGCGATGCGTGAAATCAGCGAAGGAGAATTACTTCAAATCGAAAAAGCACGCCGACTTGATATTAACGAAGGAGTTTATTACGAAATTATCAGACAAAAAACAGCCTCACTGATCGCATCTTGCTGCGCAGTTGGAGCTTGCTCGGTCGGTGCTGGTGCAGAGGTTATAAAACGAATGCATGCTTTTGGTGAAAAGGTAGGAATTGCTTTTCAGATTAAAGACGATCTTTTTGATTATGGTGAAGATGAAATCGGCAAGCCGCTTGGAATTGACATCAAAGAAAAGAAAATGACGCTGCCGCTAATATATGCACTTAATAAAGCGCCCTGGCTGGAAAAAAGAAAAATGATCAATATCATTCGTAACGAAAGTCATAAACCAAATAAAGTTTTAGAAGTTATTTCCTTTGTAAAAGAGTCCGGCGGATTGAAGTATGCGGAGAAGGTAATGCAGCGCTACGTAGCAGAAGCCCAGACTCTGCTGAATGAATTTCCGGATTCTGCTCACCGTACGGCTTTGGAAAATCTGGTGCAGTATACTATTGAAAGGAGTAAATAG
- a CDS encoding leucine-rich repeat domain-containing protein, whose protein sequence is MKIVLLFILTLLTHLVTAQVHIWTQEEAQKAKFHVDMLPITYEERSSDDAIDLVQKSLDIVVPKDVNPGISVITQILVNQQGSVDYIIFHTEAKGYNNDSLNQVLKKSFVQHVSEWKSVEKLQKPFRSIMLMKFGKQIVKRQVRQTDSSVVNIETALAYKDSLKIKRIFFNQLELKTLPTVIYRFPNIEELYLSANELNELKIDLKRLPRLKQLHVDGNRLTNRSLVLTKNKSLELLNLKSNKFTNIPAAAKACKNLSSLWLGGNKLTDLSNRSFRKLKTVQDLNFYKSELAVLPKGIKKMKNLGVLDLYYNQLETLPASLTKLKYLTQLAVSNNQLKELPEQMDKLANLNTLYAHHNKLSKLPQSAAKLKNLNILDLGYNWFYNFPPEIMALDSLHELDISGNNLPEFPSTVVQLKKLDKVYLRGNPFTEQDVEKKYASQLKTLKGNKVEVFY, encoded by the coding sequence ATGAAAATCGTATTGTTATTCATCTTGACGCTGTTAACACATTTAGTTACAGCGCAAGTACATATCTGGACACAAGAAGAGGCGCAAAAAGCAAAATTTCATGTGGACATGTTGCCGATTACATATGAAGAAAGGAGCTCCGATGACGCGATAGATTTGGTTCAAAAATCATTAGATATTGTAGTTCCAAAAGATGTGAATCCCGGAATATCGGTCATTACACAAATACTGGTGAATCAGCAAGGGAGCGTTGACTATATCATTTTCCATACGGAAGCAAAAGGTTATAATAACGATTCCTTAAATCAGGTTCTAAAAAAGTCTTTTGTGCAACATGTATCAGAATGGAAGTCGGTGGAAAAGCTGCAAAAGCCATTTCGGTCGATTATGTTGATGAAATTTGGTAAGCAAATTGTCAAACGGCAAGTAAGGCAAACGGACAGTTCTGTTGTGAATATAGAAACTGCCCTGGCTTATAAAGACAGTCTTAAAATTAAGAGGATATTTTTTAACCAGCTGGAATTAAAAACTTTACCCACTGTTATTTATCGTTTTCCCAATATTGAAGAATTATATCTGAGCGCAAATGAATTGAATGAGTTAAAAATTGATTTGAAAAGATTACCGCGTCTCAAACAATTACATGTGGACGGAAATCGGCTAACCAATAGAAGCCTTGTATTAACAAAAAATAAGTCGCTGGAACTGCTGAATCTGAAATCAAATAAATTTACAAATATTCCTGCTGCTGCCAAAGCCTGTAAAAATCTGTCATCACTTTGGCTGGGAGGAAATAAACTTACCGATTTGTCAAACCGAAGTTTTCGAAAGTTGAAAACTGTGCAGGATTTAAATTTTTATAAATCTGAATTGGCGGTTTTGCCAAAAGGAATAAAGAAAATGAAAAATCTGGGAGTACTGGATTTGTATTATAATCAACTTGAAACTTTGCCAGCATCTCTGACCAAACTAAAATATCTGACACAATTAGCAGTAAGTAATAATCAGCTCAAAGAACTTCCCGAGCAAATGGACAAACTAGCCAATCTGAATACGCTGTATGCCCATCATAACAAATTAAGTAAGTTGCCGCAAAGTGCTGCAAAGCTGAAAAATCTGAATATTCTGGATTTGGGTTATAACTGGTTTTACAATTTTCCACCTGAAATCATGGCGTTGGATAGTCTGCATGAGCTCGATATTTCAGGAAATAATCTACCGGAATTCCCGTCGACCGTGGTACAACTTAAAAAGCTTGATAAAGTATACTTACGTGGGAATCCATTCACCGAACAGGATGTAGAGAAAAAATATGCAAGTCAGCTGAAGACTTTGAAGGGGAATAAGGTTGAAGTGTTTTATTGA
- a CDS encoding DUF5916 domain-containing protein translates to MHPKTLIKLWLCIAFAGNCLAQKPNEKYQYHIHPASAPIKVDGVAEDQGWESAETATDFFMITPMDTSFSRARTEVKMTYDNDHMYILVINYKTVKGSIIVESLKRDFTFGKNDNFLLFMDTFDDRTNGFSFGANAAGAPWDGQMGDGGTVDLSWDNRWVSHVKNDDDKWVWEAAIPFKSIRYKSGISRWGINFSRQDLTISEKSAWAPVPKQFPSASLAYTGVLVWDQPPPNPGANISIIPFSATRLTRDFQNDKPNKYKTSIGGDVKIGLTPSLNLDLTVNPDFSQVDVDVQQTNLNRFELFFPERRQFFLENADLFANFGYATIRPFFSRRIGLGVPIQFGARMSGKINKKWRVGVLDVQTGSQDTIPRNNYAVVALQRQVFARSNVRFIYINRDAVNYSHEKNANTNRYNRNIGAEYNLASVNNLWTGKVMFLKSFTPGKSGDDFVHAADLKFSKANFFWQWQHEYVGKNYNAEVGYVPNAIRNGYYKISPTMGYLFFIKNPKIISHGPKVVTNIYWDKQMSLSDRELTFSYNVNFITRATMSAYVTNNYTRLLRPYDPTNLGKEQLATGTEHKWTSAGFEIVSGPQSHFTYTFAGIFGGYYDNGHRTNLRTELGYRIQPYVAITMAGNYNDIHLPAPWNRTQLWLVGPRVDVTFRNNLFFTTFMQYNNQADNINLNARLQWRYKPASDLYIVYTDNYLPENFMVKNRAIVLKFTYWWNL, encoded by the coding sequence GTGCATCCTAAAACCTTAATTAAACTATGGCTATGCATTGCCTTCGCCGGTAATTGTCTGGCCCAAAAACCCAATGAAAAATATCAATATCACATCCATCCGGCATCTGCTCCAATTAAGGTAGATGGCGTTGCAGAAGATCAGGGCTGGGAATCAGCAGAAACTGCAACAGACTTTTTTATGATCACACCCATGGATACCAGTTTTTCCAGGGCAAGGACAGAAGTTAAAATGACGTATGACAATGATCATATGTACATTCTGGTTATTAATTACAAAACGGTGAAAGGTTCTATCATTGTCGAATCTCTTAAACGGGATTTTACTTTTGGTAAAAATGACAATTTTCTCCTTTTCATGGACACCTTCGATGACCGGACCAATGGATTTTCTTTTGGGGCAAATGCCGCAGGAGCACCCTGGGACGGACAAATGGGAGATGGCGGAACGGTGGATTTGAGTTGGGACAATCGATGGGTAAGTCATGTAAAAAATGATGATGACAAATGGGTTTGGGAAGCTGCCATTCCTTTTAAAAGTATCAGGTACAAATCCGGAATTTCACGCTGGGGAATTAATTTCAGTCGCCAGGATCTGACGATTTCGGAAAAATCAGCCTGGGCGCCAGTTCCAAAACAGTTTCCCTCCGCGTCACTTGCATATACCGGGGTACTGGTATGGGATCAGCCGCCTCCAAATCCGGGAGCCAACATTTCAATCATTCCTTTTTCTGCCACTCGCCTAACGCGTGATTTCCAAAACGACAAGCCCAATAAATACAAAACGAGTATTGGTGGTGATGTCAAGATTGGACTTACGCCTTCACTGAATTTGGACCTTACAGTCAATCCGGATTTTTCACAGGTTGATGTCGATGTTCAGCAAACCAATCTAAATCGTTTCGAATTATTTTTCCCTGAGAGAAGACAGTTTTTCCTCGAAAATGCGGATTTATTTGCAAACTTCGGGTACGCTACCATTCGGCCTTTTTTCTCTCGTCGTATCGGTTTGGGTGTTCCAATCCAGTTTGGCGCGAGGATGAGCGGGAAAATAAATAAGAAATGGCGGGTCGGCGTTCTGGATGTTCAAACGGGTTCTCAGGATACCATTCCGAGAAATAATTATGCTGTGGTAGCGCTGCAACGACAGGTTTTCGCAAGATCCAATGTCCGGTTTATTTATATCAATCGTGATGCTGTCAATTATTCTCATGAAAAAAATGCCAATACAAATCGGTACAACCGGAATATTGGTGCTGAGTACAACCTGGCCAGTGTAAATAACTTGTGGACAGGGAAAGTAATGTTTTTGAAATCCTTCACACCCGGAAAATCAGGTGATGATTTTGTTCATGCAGCGGATTTAAAATTCAGTAAAGCGAATTTTTTCTGGCAGTGGCAGCATGAATATGTTGGGAAAAATTACAATGCAGAAGTTGGTTATGTTCCCAATGCAATCCGCAATGGTTATTACAAAATCAGCCCGACGATGGGATATTTGTTTTTCATCAAAAATCCAAAAATTATCAGCCACGGACCAAAGGTTGTGACCAATATTTACTGGGACAAACAAATGTCGCTTAGTGACAGGGAACTTACATTTTCTTATAATGTCAATTTCATTACCAGAGCAACCATGTCGGCCTATGTGACGAACAATTACACACGCTTGTTAAGACCGTACGACCCAACGAATTTAGGGAAAGAGCAGCTTGCAACAGGCACAGAACATAAATGGACATCGGCAGGTTTTGAAATTGTATCTGGTCCGCAAAGCCATTTCACTTACACTTTTGCAGGTATTTTTGGTGGGTATTATGACAATGGTCATCGTACAAATTTACGTACAGAACTCGGGTATAGAATTCAGCCATATGTTGCGATTACCATGGCTGGAAATTATAATGACATCCATTTACCTGCTCCCTGGAACAGGACACAGCTTTGGCTGGTTGGTCCACGTGTAGATGTTACTTTCCGGAACAATTTATTTTTTACAACCTTCATGCAGTACAACAATCAGGCGGATAATATTAACCTGAACGCACGTTTGCAATGGCGTTATAAACCTGCTTCGGATTTGTATATCGTTTATACGGACAATTATTTACCTGAAAATTTCATGGTAAAAAACCGGGCGATTGTTTTGAAGTTTACTTATTGGTGGAACTTGTAA